The Deltaproteobacteria bacterium region GAGGAGGCCCGAAGGGCCTCCGGTCCGGCGATGGTTTTCCGAGGACCGCAGCGGAGTGTACAGGGGTACTCGAGCAGCGGACCGCAGGAAAACCGCAGCCGGCGAGGCAGATCTCGCGGCGTCCTCACCAGTCGCGTGAACGCGCACGCCGTCTCCGATGCGGGCCGAGTCGCCGCCACGCTCCGCGATGGTGACAAAGTCCCGGATGAGATGCGCCCAGCAGACTTGGCGCATCGCCAGGCGCCAGAAGCCGTAGGCGCTGTAGCGGTCGCTTACCAGGATCCCGCCGAGCTTGCCGAGCAGGGTCTTGGCGGCCTCGGTGGAGCGTCCCCGCTGGATGCGAGCGGGATCCGAAGGCCGAACGCGCCCTTCGCCTCGGCGTAGTCCACGAACGCGAGGACCCCGTGCGCGGCGTCGAGGCCCACGGCGCGCACGTCGCGGGGCGACGGGTCGCTCCAGGGCTCTCCCGTGCCCGGCGCCAGGAGCTGCGCCCACGAGCGATCCGTGCCGCCGTGGCGCGACACCTCGCCCGCCCACCGCCCCGAGTCGAGGCGACCGCCCACCATGTAAATCGCCTGGTGGAGCACCGAGGCCGCATGGCGTGCGTCGCTCCTCGGCGCGGGCTCGACCGAAGAGGTGGCCGTGCTCCTGGCGCGCGCGGCGTCCGAGCCGGGCTCGTACACGGAGAGCCCCTTCGTGCTCACCAGCACCGCGCGCACCGCGAGCGCGCCGCCCTCGTACCGGCGTGGGAGCCCGGCCGCGGCGACCTGCGGC contains the following coding sequences:
- a CDS encoding transposase, translated to MGAAPGAGHGRALERPVAPRRARRGPRRRARGPRVRGLRRGEGRVRPSDPARIQRGRSTEAAKTLLGKLGGILVSDRYSAYGFWRLAMRQVCWAHLIRDFVTIAERGGDSARIGDGVRVHATGEDAARSASPAAVFLRSAARVPLYTPLRSSENHRRTGGPSGLLEAAFAAGNLRRERIRLRIRAVDHFRTAEWISSWAPPKARGPGEGAGRAERGRGEGAPCLDMGRWAG